Proteins co-encoded in one Listeria ivanovii subsp. ivanovii genomic window:
- the fumC gene encoding class II fumarate hydratase has protein sequence MERMERDTLGEISVDASKYWGAQTERSRRNFAIGENKMPQEIIRAFAELKKAAAKVNASEGKLSQEKAVVITNVCDQIIQGELDEHFPLVVWQTGSGTQSNMNVNEVIAHVANRNLGESVIHPNDDVNMSQSSNDTFPTAMHIAAYQALVTKLLPELNEMCEVLTAKKEKYMKLVKIGRTHLQDATPLTLGQEISGWEASITNNKKYIETSMEAILPLAIGGTAVGTGLNASRDFGDKVARELMKQTGYTFTSDENKYFALTSHSPINFVHGAIRSLASDLMKIANDIRFLASGPRSGIGELVIPANEPGSSIMPGKVNPTQCEAITMVAAQVMGNDTTINVAASQGNFELNVYKPVIIFNFLESVRLLSDSIRSFRIHCLEGLEANEAVIEAKVNDSLMLVTALNPHIGYEKAAQIAKLAFTENSTLKAAAIKTGFVTEEEFDLWVDPIKMTNL, from the coding sequence ATGGAACGGATGGAACGAGATACATTAGGTGAAATTTCAGTAGATGCGTCTAAATACTGGGGAGCACAGACAGAACGTAGCAGAAGGAATTTTGCTATTGGTGAAAATAAAATGCCCCAAGAAATTATCCGTGCTTTTGCAGAATTAAAGAAAGCCGCAGCAAAGGTAAACGCATCAGAAGGGAAATTATCACAAGAGAAAGCAGTCGTTATTACTAACGTGTGCGATCAAATAATTCAAGGCGAATTGGACGAGCATTTTCCTCTAGTCGTATGGCAAACAGGAAGCGGGACACAAAGTAATATGAATGTGAATGAAGTGATTGCACATGTAGCGAACCGTAACCTAGGTGAATCAGTAATCCATCCCAATGATGACGTTAATATGTCGCAAAGCTCCAACGATACTTTTCCAACAGCGATGCATATTGCAGCTTATCAAGCGTTAGTGACAAAACTTTTACCAGAGCTAAATGAAATGTGCGAAGTATTAACTGCTAAAAAAGAGAAATATATGAAGCTTGTTAAAATTGGACGAACACATTTACAAGATGCAACACCACTTACACTGGGTCAAGAAATTAGTGGTTGGGAAGCTAGTATCACGAATAATAAAAAATATATAGAAACAAGTATGGAAGCAATTTTACCACTTGCAATTGGTGGAACAGCAGTTGGGACAGGCTTAAATGCATCACGAGATTTTGGTGATAAAGTGGCACGAGAATTAATGAAACAAACAGGTTATACATTTACTTCGGATGAAAATAAGTACTTTGCTTTAACTAGCCATAGTCCAATTAATTTTGTTCACGGGGCAATTCGTAGTCTGGCATCTGATTTAATGAAGATTGCTAATGATATACGCTTTTTAGCGAGTGGCCCTCGAAGTGGCATCGGTGAACTCGTAATCCCAGCTAACGAACCAGGAAGCTCGATCATGCCTGGAAAAGTAAACCCAACACAATGTGAAGCCATTACAATGGTCGCGGCACAAGTTATGGGAAATGATACGACTATTAACGTTGCTGCGAGTCAAGGGAACTTCGAACTAAATGTGTATAAACCAGTCATTATTTTTAATTTTTTAGAATCTGTTCGGCTGCTTTCTGACAGTATACGTTCATTCAGAATCCACTGCTTAGAAGGTCTCGAAGCAAATGAAGCAGTGATTGAAGCTAAAGTAAATGATTCGCTTATGCTCGTGACAGCGCTAAATCCACATATTGGCTATGAAAAAGCCGCGCAAATTGCCAAGCTAGCATTTACCGAGAATTCCACATTAAAAGCTGCAGCCATAAAAACTGGTTTTGTAACAGAGGAAGAATTTGATTTATGGGTAGACCCAATTAAAATGACTAATTTGTAA
- a CDS encoding peptidylprolyl isomerase, giving the protein MKKKMILGLVMLMAMFSLAACGGGSNVVKTDAGNVTQDELYEAMKDKYGNEFVQQLTFEKILGDKYKVTDEQVDSELKKYKSQYGDQFDAVLAQSGLTEETFKSQLKYNLLVQKATEANTDTSDKALKEYYKTWQPDITVSHILVADEAKAKEVEKKLKDGAKFADLAKEYSTDTATKENGGQLAPFGPGKMDPAFEKAAYALKNKGDISAPVKTQYGYHIIQMDKPATKTTYDKDKKAVKESYLQSQLTTENMQKTLKKEYKDADVKVEDKDLKDAFKDYDGSAKKEESTDSSK; this is encoded by the coding sequence ATGAAGAAGAAAATGATACTTGGACTTGTTATGTTAATGGCGATGTTCAGTCTAGCAGCATGTGGTGGTGGTAGCAATGTCGTTAAGACAGATGCTGGCAACGTAACACAAGATGAGCTTTATGAGGCTATGAAAGACAAATATGGCAATGAGTTCGTGCAACAACTTACTTTCGAAAAAATCCTTGGTGACAAGTACAAGGTTACAGATGAGCAAGTAGATTCTGAACTTAAAAAGTATAAATCTCAATACGGCGATCAATTTGATGCTGTTTTAGCTCAAAGTGGCTTAACTGAAGAAACCTTCAAAAGCCAACTTAAGTACAACTTATTAGTTCAAAAAGCAACTGAAGCAAACACAGACACTAGCGACAAAGCACTTAAAGAGTACTACAAAACTTGGCAACCAGATATTACTGTTAGCCACATTCTTGTAGCTGATGAAGCAAAGGCTAAAGAAGTTGAGAAAAAACTGAAAGACGGCGCAAAATTTGCTGACTTAGCAAAAGAATACTCTACAGATACTGCTACTAAAGAAAACGGTGGCCAATTAGCTCCATTCGGACCAGGTAAAATGGATCCAGCATTTGAAAAAGCTGCTTATGCCCTTAAAAACAAAGGTGATATCAGCGCACCAGTTAAAACGCAATACGGATACCACATTATCCAAATGGACAAACCGGCTACAAAAACAACTTATGACAAAGATAAAAAAGCTGTCAAAGAATCTTATCTACAGTCTCAACTAACTACTGAAAACATGCAAAAAACACTGAAAAAAGAATACAAAGATGCTGATGTAAAAGTAGAAGATAAAGACTTGAAAGATGCTTTCAAAGATTATGATGGTTCAGCTAAAAAAGAAGAGTCCACTGATTCAAGTAAATAA
- a CDS encoding HIT family protein, whose translation MNRERWSHLMDDCIFCKIIRGEIPSAKVYEDDEVYAFLDLGQVTEGHTLVIPKKHASNTFDLPDDTAAELFRRVPKIARALKEALPIQGLNILNNNGELASQSVFHCHIHLIPRYSKSDDFGLKWKDNAEWYTKDRYQEIAELIAAKVN comes from the coding sequence ATAAATCGCGAAAGGTGGTCACACTTAATGGACGATTGCATTTTTTGTAAGATAATCCGCGGAGAAATTCCTTCTGCCAAAGTGTATGAAGATGATGAAGTATATGCTTTCCTTGATTTAGGACAAGTCACAGAGGGTCATACACTGGTAATCCCTAAGAAACATGCTAGTAACACATTCGATTTACCTGATGATACGGCCGCTGAATTATTCCGTCGGGTTCCCAAAATCGCTCGAGCATTAAAAGAAGCTTTACCTATACAAGGATTAAATATTTTAAACAATAATGGAGAACTAGCTTCTCAATCTGTTTTCCATTGCCATATCCATTTAATTCCAAGGTATAGCAAATCTGATGACTTTGGGTTAAAATGGAAGGACAACGCAGAGTGGTATACAAAAGATCGTTATCAAGAAATCGCTGAACTGATTGCAGCAAAAGTAAACTAA
- a CDS encoding ATP-binding protein, translating to MKITSIDIIGYGKWSDAHFDQIADFQVFFGENEAGKSTIMAFIHSILFGFPTKQQSIPRMEPKNGGPYGGRLTLENTKCGKVIIERLKGKATGDVRVHLEDGQIVGEDKLVDIIGEIDRTTFEAIFSFDIHGLQNIHQWKKKEFERYLLATGTTGSDALLKTAEVLQKKLDTLFKPSGRNPAINQQLKKVKESQQAFQEAKKQNSRYELLLAEKEQELERQTELQKEKTKIRVELDTLKILLDLWPLYKEWKMLEDKASGSMKVNFPADGIIRLEHLQLREKEWQNQLIQLEERQKNLIHQNNFDQQAFFSSNEAEVAYLIESFGAYSERELQQNSLKQEIDYHQTNSRPTETKWTSALDERTHKLKEQEKTNKQMQHDIDLKLSLTSESEQKLQTKIDHIEATMWDNKTFQQEKDQIEKKQNPPTTGLFVSLGMFIVALLIMLFSLSIWSVSFVIVTAIISGYFLVLTQKNERPNNEALLAFLEQKKIRQEWQQLLSEMDVIAAEIAELEENKQKLNEAIYQHDMELRQLYQDLGMKDEPRENWEFTILAYKENAEKNQLIAELKQKLHPLEEKQAAYQIRLEKLTIPAEYSQIEEKITFLRHGLLQYRNHLAENAKLSEKMEQVAMQLDLLKQDLLLVEKEKRDLLLQAGANTEESFRIKAMQAKDEQKWRERLVLLEAQLEPEKRTELSKFESQTTIKEKEIQLEETLHKIELEQERIHASLAAKNHEIAALEEGGTFSVLMQSYYSEKSKLQQLVEKWTETKLAFEVLQEAMRRLQEGKLPKTLELASDYFHDLTGGNYTKVYLHENRLQVKSNQVVLFFPEELSQATKEQLYLAIRFALIDVIHKDFPLPIIIDDGFVHFDATRMSQMMQLLKKRKSQNQVIFFTCHQETRKYFSSEDIRML from the coding sequence ATGAAAATAACATCTATTGATATCATTGGTTATGGAAAATGGTCTGATGCGCATTTTGATCAGATTGCAGATTTTCAAGTTTTCTTTGGTGAGAATGAAGCAGGGAAATCGACTATTATGGCATTTATACATAGCATTTTATTTGGATTTCCGACCAAGCAGCAATCAATTCCACGAATGGAACCCAAAAACGGTGGTCCTTATGGTGGGAGACTGACACTAGAAAATACAAAATGTGGAAAAGTTATTATTGAGCGCTTAAAAGGCAAAGCAACGGGAGATGTCCGAGTTCATTTGGAAGATGGACAAATAGTAGGAGAAGATAAGTTAGTAGATATTATCGGAGAAATCGATCGAACAACTTTTGAAGCAATATTTTCTTTTGATATTCATGGCTTACAAAACATTCACCAATGGAAGAAGAAAGAATTTGAACGCTATCTTTTAGCAACAGGAACAACTGGCTCTGACGCACTTTTAAAAACAGCAGAAGTTTTACAAAAGAAGCTTGATACCTTATTTAAACCAAGTGGTAGAAATCCGGCAATTAATCAACAACTCAAAAAGGTAAAAGAAAGTCAGCAAGCTTTCCAAGAAGCAAAAAAGCAAAATTCTCGATATGAATTACTTCTTGCTGAAAAAGAACAAGAACTAGAACGTCAAACAGAACTACAAAAAGAAAAAACAAAGATTCGAGTGGAGTTAGACACGCTTAAAATTTTGCTGGATTTATGGCCTTTGTACAAAGAATGGAAGATGCTTGAAGATAAAGCATCTGGTTCGATGAAAGTGAATTTTCCAGCAGATGGTATTATCCGATTAGAGCATTTGCAACTTCGAGAAAAAGAATGGCAAAACCAATTAATCCAATTAGAAGAACGTCAAAAAAACTTAATTCATCAAAATAATTTTGATCAACAAGCTTTTTTTTCATCCAATGAAGCAGAAGTAGCTTATTTAATTGAATCATTCGGGGCTTATAGTGAAAGAGAATTGCAACAAAATAGCTTAAAGCAAGAAATTGATTATCATCAAACCAATAGTAGACCAACTGAAACAAAATGGACAAGTGCTCTAGATGAAAGAACTCATAAACTAAAGGAACAAGAAAAAACAAATAAACAAATGCAGCATGATATTGATTTAAAACTATCATTAACTTCCGAATCCGAACAAAAACTGCAAACGAAAATTGATCATATAGAAGCAACTATGTGGGATAATAAAACTTTCCAACAGGAAAAAGATCAAATTGAGAAAAAACAAAACCCGCCGACAACTGGTTTATTTGTTTCTCTTGGAATGTTCATCGTGGCTTTACTGATTATGTTATTTTCATTGTCGATTTGGAGTGTTTCTTTCGTTATTGTTACTGCTATTATCTCAGGATATTTTCTTGTCCTTACTCAAAAAAATGAACGTCCTAATAATGAAGCTTTATTAGCGTTTCTAGAACAGAAAAAAATAAGGCAAGAATGGCAACAACTATTGAGTGAAATGGATGTTATTGCTGCAGAAATCGCTGAGTTAGAAGAAAACAAGCAAAAATTAAATGAGGCCATTTACCAACATGATATGGAACTTCGCCAGTTGTATCAAGATTTAGGTATGAAAGATGAGCCGCGAGAAAATTGGGAATTCACTATTCTTGCATACAAAGAAAATGCCGAGAAAAATCAATTGATTGCCGAACTGAAACAAAAATTACACCCATTAGAAGAAAAACAGGCAGCTTATCAAATTAGGTTAGAGAAATTAACTATCCCGGCTGAATATTCTCAAATAGAAGAAAAAATCACTTTTCTAAGACATGGCTTATTACAGTATCGAAATCATTTGGCCGAAAACGCTAAACTATCAGAAAAAATGGAACAAGTAGCTATGCAGCTCGATTTATTGAAACAAGACTTATTACTCGTAGAAAAAGAAAAGCGAGATTTATTATTGCAAGCTGGCGCAAACACGGAAGAATCATTTCGGATAAAAGCAATGCAAGCAAAAGATGAACAGAAATGGCGTGAACGATTAGTTTTACTAGAGGCCCAATTAGAACCAGAAAAAAGAACAGAGCTAAGTAAATTTGAAAGTCAAACAACTATTAAAGAAAAAGAAATCCAATTAGAAGAAACACTACACAAAATAGAGCTAGAGCAAGAACGTATTCATGCAAGTTTAGCAGCAAAGAACCATGAGATTGCTGCTTTAGAAGAAGGTGGTACTTTCTCCGTATTAATGCAAAGCTACTATTCAGAAAAAAGTAAACTACAACAATTAGTAGAGAAATGGACAGAAACAAAACTTGCTTTTGAAGTACTGCAAGAAGCCATGCGGCGATTGCAAGAAGGGAAGTTGCCAAAAACACTGGAGCTTGCAAGTGATTATTTCCATGATCTAACAGGCGGAAATTATACGAAAGTCTATTTACATGAAAACCGGCTACAAGTGAAAAGTAATCAAGTTGTGTTGTTTTTCCCAGAAGAATTAAGCCAAGCGACGAAAGAACAATTATATTTAGCGATTCGATTTGCATTAATTGATGTAATCCATAAAGATTTTCCGCTACCAATTATTATTGATGATGGGTTTGTCCATTTTGATGCGACTAGAATGAGTCAAATGATGCAACTACTAAAAAAAAGAAAGAGCCAAAATCAAGTTATTTTCTTCACATGCCATCAAGAAACACGCAAATATTTTTCCAGTGAGGACATACGCATGCTATAA
- a CDS encoding DUF3267 domain-containing protein, which yields MRCLKSINTERRDEFNRLFLKGILVWLAAVCVCFLTQHLIYPGQLTNNYQLISLIGIILIYPVHKLLHVIGCFKYREGTVIQWRIHFFFLPCMKLKIKRIIPKWSYIFSLVLPFVVITTILITLMLLTPIGHSGMFLILLSVHFGMSFSDFAHIRKLWKMPKNCFVESAERGFSILISD from the coding sequence ATGCGCTGCTTAAAATCAATCAACACAGAGCGACGAGATGAATTCAATCGATTGTTTTTGAAAGGAATTCTTGTCTGGTTAGCTGCCGTATGTGTATGTTTTTTGACACAACATTTAATCTATCCAGGGCAACTTACAAACAATTATCAACTGATTAGTTTAATTGGTATAATTTTAATTTACCCTGTTCATAAATTACTTCATGTTATCGGCTGTTTTAAATATCGTGAAGGCACTGTTATTCAGTGGCGGATTCACTTCTTTTTCCTCCCGTGCATGAAACTTAAAATTAAACGAATCATTCCTAAATGGAGTTACATCTTTTCACTTGTACTTCCATTTGTAGTAATCACAACTATATTAATAACTTTAATGCTTTTGACACCAATTGGACACTCGGGGATGTTCTTAATTCTTTTATCTGTCCACTTTGGAATGAGTTTTTCTGACTTTGCTCATATTAGAAAACTATGGAAAATGCCAAAAAACTGCTTTGTAGAAAGTGCTGAGCGAGGTTTTTCCATTTTAATTTCTGACTAA
- a CDS encoding YtxH domain-containing protein produces the protein MNKKSLIFGILAGGAIGAAASVLFAPKSGNELRKDIVAKSGEASVILKELAYNANELIQSVQVLGTEGSTLLKDVSSDIMESVSKWNEEMEPEKKRLKDEIKDMQKTISDLEKTLKKDNK, from the coding sequence ATGAATAAAAAATCACTTATTTTTGGTATTCTAGCTGGTGGGGCAATTGGAGCCGCAGCCTCGGTATTATTTGCTCCAAAATCCGGCAACGAACTTAGAAAAGATATTGTAGCTAAGTCTGGTGAAGCAAGTGTCATTTTAAAAGAATTGGCATATAATGCAAATGAACTAATCCAATCTGTTCAAGTTCTTGGCACGGAAGGCTCTACTTTACTAAAAGATGTATCTTCTGACATTATGGAATCTGTTTCTAAATGGAATGAAGAAATGGAACCTGAGAAAAAACGTTTAAAAGATGAAATTAAAGATATGCAAAAAACCATTTCCGACTTAGAAAAAACATTAAAAAAAGACAATAAATAA
- the yhaM gene encoding 3'-5' exoribonuclease YhaM, whose product MEKRLLDYEVGETVDLFLLIKSSVKGTASNGKPFLSLVLQDKSGELEAKLWDVKESDEVSYGVQQIVQLTGDIQNYRGRKQLKIRQIRQATALDGVSASEFMETAPINKEDIADEITQYIFEMKNANLQRITRALLKKYQDDFYDYPAAMRHHHEFVSGLSFHVVSMLRLAKSVADLYPSVNRDLLYAGVILHDLGKVIELSGPVSTTYTLEGNLIGHISIVVEEVSKIAEELSIDGEEVVVLKHVLLSHHGKGEWGSPKPPLVREAEILHQIDLMDASLNMMDKVLKHTKPGEFSERVFGLDNRSFYNPTFE is encoded by the coding sequence ATGGAAAAAAGATTATTAGACTATGAAGTTGGAGAAACAGTTGATTTATTTTTGTTAATAAAATCAAGTGTCAAAGGAACTGCAAGTAATGGGAAGCCATTTTTGAGCCTCGTTTTACAAGATAAATCAGGTGAGTTAGAGGCGAAATTATGGGATGTCAAAGAGAGCGATGAAGTAAGTTACGGAGTACAACAAATCGTTCAGCTTACAGGCGATATTCAAAATTATCGTGGTAGAAAACAACTGAAAATCCGTCAAATAAGACAAGCTACTGCGCTAGATGGTGTCAGTGCAAGCGAGTTTATGGAAACAGCCCCAATAAATAAAGAAGATATAGCGGATGAAATTACGCAATATATTTTTGAAATGAAGAATGCCAACTTACAAAGAATTACAAGAGCACTTCTTAAGAAATATCAGGATGACTTTTATGACTATCCTGCTGCGATGCGTCATCATCATGAGTTTGTTTCTGGCCTTAGTTTCCATGTAGTTTCGATGTTACGATTAGCAAAATCCGTTGCTGATTTGTATCCATCTGTTAATAGAGACTTACTTTATGCAGGGGTTATTTTACACGATTTAGGTAAAGTGATTGAGCTTTCAGGACCAGTTTCAACAACCTATACACTTGAAGGGAACTTGATAGGTCATATTTCAATTGTCGTGGAAGAAGTAAGCAAAATTGCTGAGGAACTTTCGATTGATGGTGAAGAAGTTGTTGTTTTAAAACATGTTTTACTTTCGCATCACGGAAAAGGTGAATGGGGAAGTCCAAAACCGCCACTAGTTCGTGAAGCAGAAATCTTACATCAAATTGACTTAATGGATGCTTCTCTAAATATGATGGATAAAGTATTAAAACATACAAAACCAGGTGAATTTAGTGAACGAGTATTTGGCTTAGATAATCGTTCGTTTTATAATCCTACTTTTGAATAA
- a CDS encoding YlbF/YmcA family competence regulator, translating into MAVNIYDLAHDLDKGIRETPEFLSLQEAYREVNEDAEAKAKFERFRDVQVTIQEKQMTGQEIDDETVQVAQEVAQEVQENATIVKLMEKEQAMSTIINDLNRIIMTPLQDLYNVTND; encoded by the coding sequence ATGGCAGTTAATATTTATGATTTAGCGCATGACTTAGACAAAGGAATTCGTGAAACACCTGAATTCTTAAGCTTACAAGAAGCATACCGTGAAGTAAACGAAGATGCAGAAGCAAAAGCAAAATTCGAGCGTTTCCGTGATGTACAAGTAACTATCCAAGAAAAACAAATGACAGGTCAAGAAATTGATGACGAAACTGTTCAAGTAGCACAAGAAGTAGCGCAAGAAGTTCAAGAAAATGCTACAATCGTTAAATTAATGGAAAAAGAACAAGCAATGAGCACAATTATTAATGACTTAAACCGCATTATTATGACGCCGTTACAAGATTTATATAACGTAACAAACGATTAA
- a CDS encoding DUF445 domain-containing protein translates to MSVLFTIILMAVIGGFIGAMTNYIAIRMLFRPYNAIYLFKKRLPFTPGLIPKRRDELAEHIGKVVVSHLLTEDAIRARLLDSTLQKEVTETINHMFHEKMMLETTPNELLEIFGYKNAEVRSVDWLKNKLEKELNHFLDKNQSKRVSDLIPPTLEAELQAKLPHVTERITNKMADFIASEDGKTQIKQMLQNFFAEHGKMGSMARMFINTDTFSEKIQQEGLKLLSQDDTKNLLNGLLTTEWQNFEAKELQELLPGESQPQLTKQLTAEILQAIPYEKLFNQPVQLMLRNYEAIIIEKIIPYTVERLLDFVAKHSSEMVERLNLANLVETQIATFSLPEIEKLVIEISGRELKMITYLGGVLGGFIGIVQGILAIWI, encoded by the coding sequence ATGTCTGTGCTATTTACAATCATTTTAATGGCCGTTATAGGTGGATTTATTGGAGCAATGACAAATTATATCGCTATTCGAATGCTTTTCCGCCCGTATAACGCCATTTATCTCTTTAAAAAACGATTACCCTTTACACCAGGGCTAATTCCTAAGCGTCGTGATGAACTTGCAGAACATATCGGCAAAGTAGTCGTCAGTCATTTGCTGACAGAAGATGCGATTCGTGCCCGATTGCTTGATTCTACTTTGCAAAAAGAAGTGACAGAAACCATCAACCATATGTTTCATGAAAAAATGATGCTTGAAACAACGCCAAATGAATTACTAGAAATATTTGGCTACAAAAATGCAGAAGTTCGCTCAGTTGATTGGTTGAAAAATAAACTAGAAAAAGAACTTAATCATTTTTTGGATAAAAATCAATCTAAACGGGTTAGTGACCTAATTCCACCAACGCTTGAAGCGGAACTTCAGGCAAAGCTCCCCCATGTGACTGAAAGAATAACGAATAAAATGGCAGACTTTATTGCAAGTGAAGACGGTAAAACCCAAATTAAACAAATGCTTCAGAATTTTTTTGCAGAGCATGGAAAAATGGGAAGTATGGCTAGAATGTTCATTAACACCGACACATTCTCAGAAAAAATCCAACAAGAAGGACTAAAATTGCTCAGTCAAGATGATACGAAAAACTTGCTAAATGGATTACTAACAACGGAATGGCAAAACTTTGAAGCGAAAGAATTGCAAGAGCTACTCCCAGGAGAAAGTCAACCACAGCTTACGAAACAACTGACAGCAGAAATTCTCCAAGCAATTCCATATGAAAAATTATTCAATCAACCAGTTCAATTAATGCTACGGAATTATGAAGCGATTATTATAGAAAAAATCATTCCTTATACAGTGGAACGCCTACTTGATTTTGTTGCCAAACATAGCTCAGAAATGGTGGAACGATTGAATTTAGCAAATCTTGTCGAGACACAAATAGCCACTTTTTCCTTACCTGAAATCGAAAAATTAGTTATCGAAATTTCTGGAAGAGAATTAAAAATGATTACCTATTTAGGCGGCGTACTTGGTGGATTTATTGGGATTGTTCAAGGTATTCTCGCAATCTGGATTTAG